CAAATACATTAACTTTAAAAGATAAAGATAATAAACAAGGAATAACATTAGATAATAAAGCTGAAACTCCAACTATTTCTTTATCAAATAAAGAAGGAGAAGAAACAGTTAAAATAGATGGAGGAGATGGAAAAGATAAAGAACCAACAATATCATTTAAAGTAGATAAAGATAAAGGATTAGGAGTAGTAAAAGGTTTAAGAGATCTAACAGATAATGATCCAGGACATTATGCAGTAAATAAGAGATATGTAGATAATAAATTAAATGGAGCTTTAGGAGGGGTAGCAAATGCAATAGCAGTAGCAAGTATACCACAGATAAATGGAAAGGGACATAATATAGGAGCATCATATGGATATTATGAAGGACATTCAGCCTTTGCATTAGGGTTAAGTGGAATAAATGAAAGAGGAAATGTATTATATAAGGCAAACTTATCATTAAATACAAGAGGAAATGTAGGGATAGGAGCAGGGATAGGATATCAGTTTGGAGGAGATGATGTAAGAAGAGAAGAAGTAATAATAGAAAATAATCCTTCAAATGATATAAGAGATAGATTGATTGAACAAAATGAAAAGTTAATTAATCAGAATAAGAAGTTAGAAGAAGATAATGATATATTAAGAAGAGAAAATGATAGGATAGGAGATGAGATAAAGGAATTAAGAGAAAGAATAAAAGCAATAGAAAAAATTAAGATGAATGAAGATGACTTATACACACTAGATGGATATAGATTAGGTATACATGAGCTAACAAAGAGCCAAGAAGAGATGTTAATGAATATAGTAAGAGAATTAAATGAGAACTATAAGAATAGGAAGATATATATAACAGGATATACAGATAATGTATCAGGAGAGGATTTAAATCTTGAGTTAGGTTTAAAAAGAGCAAATGTAGTAGCAAAGAAACTAAGAGAGTTAGGCTTAGATATGAGTATATCAATAAGGAAGGTAAGTTCATCAGGATATAATAATATAGTGGAAACAAATAAGAGTTCAAATGGAAGGTCTTCTAATAGAAGGGTAGAAATTGAATTAAGATAGTATAGTAGAAGGATTGATTTCTTTAAAAATGAGAAATTAATCCTTTTTTATATACAATAAAATATTTGTATTGTATAACTTTCTGAAAATTTACATGTATAAGATATTGACAAAATATAGTCGGGGGGGGGGTATACTTTTGTTGGAATCATAAAAACCTAAAATCATAAGTTGTATAAATAAATATTTTTTTTTAAAAAACTAGTTTAACAATAAAGTTAAAAATATAAGGTTATATAATTTATTTGCTCTAATATTAGGTTATTAAATTGATTCATATAAGGTTAAAAATTGAAAAAAATTGGGAGATAAAAAGGAGATAAAAAGGAGATGAAAAGGAGATGAAAAGGTAATGAAAAATTTTAAGATGAAAGAATTAAAGAGCTATTTAAAGCATAAAGTAAGTATAAATGAAAAAACAATAATAAGATATATTATGCTTGGATTTGTTGGATTATCATTAATCTCGTATAGTTCTTGGAATTTTTTAGCAATAAATAATGAAGCTTGAACAGTTGGAATATCCAAAAATAGCAGCAATCCTCAGGGAGAAAATGAAAATTCAAATAATAATTCAGTAATAATAGGAGCTGATACTGAATCAAATTTAGAAGATAGCAAGGGTAAAGGAATCACAGTAGGAAATTATGTTTTTCCAACAACATCTCCAACTTCTATAGGTAAATCATCTATATTATTAAGAGAAGGAGCTGTTACAGTTGCTAATGTGCGAGGAATGAATACTAATGGGAAAAATTCCATAGCATATGGAGATGGCTCAAAAGCGACTGCTCCTAATTCAATAGTACTAGGAATAAAGTCATATATTTTGGGAGATAAGAATCAAGGAGATTCTATTATCATAGGAAACAATGCGTATATATATTCTTTATATGGATCAAGTAATAATAAAAATGGTCATAATGCGAAATCAGTATTAGCGTTAGGAAATGAAACATTAGCAACACTTGATAACTCAGTTGCATTAGGACATAGTTCACAAACAGATTATATACAATCTGATTTAAATAAACCTGGATATACTGCAAGAGGATCATATTCTATACCAAGTTCAGCAAAAGTTGGAGTAATATCAGTAGGGAAAAAGGGTTATGAAAGAAGAATAATCAATGTCGCAGATGGATACAGAGATTCTGATGCTGTAAATGTATCTCAACTTAAAACATTAGAAGATAGATTAGATGGTTTAACAGATAAAAATGATGATAAGATTAGATACTTTTCAGTAAAAGATGATGAAGAATTAATAAAACTAGCTCAAAAGAAGATAGATTATAAAAATTATGTTAAATTAAAGACAAAAATGTTAACTATAGAGGCTAGAAAAAAGCTGGAGAAACAATAGATGATTCTAACATTAGTGAATTAAAAACCAAATTAGAAGAATTAAAAAAGAAAAATAAGATAGTTAGTAAAGCGACAGAAATTGAAAAAATAAGTACAGATGGTGTTGACTATAACAATAATAATACTTTTGATATGTAAAAATATATGGAAGATTTAGAAGAAGCAACACAAAAAGATTTAGCTAAAGAAATACTAACAACTGATGAAAAAAATAAATTAGAAAATGAAAACTATAATAATAAAGGGGCAAAAGGTAAAAACTCTATAGCAATAGGACATGGTGCTAGTACAGATAAAAATGACGGTGAAAATGCAATAGCTATAGGTAAAGGAGCAAAAGCAACTACTAAAGATAGTATAGTTTTAGGAAGTGATTCTAAAAATACAGCAGATATGAATAATGTAGGATATGATATTACAAAAAATAATAGTAATTCAAATTCAAACCTTAATTCTGATGCAACTTGGAAACCAACTCATGGAGAATTTGCTATAGGAGATGGAACTAATAAAACTAGAAGAATAACAGGTGTTGCAGCAGGAGAAAAAGACACAGATGCTGTAAATGTGGCTCAACTTAAGAAAATTTTTGAATTAGATGTATTTAAAAGCAAGGAACTTATTACATTTATTGGTAATGATAAAACTAATGAAATACCAATTAAAGTTGGAGATAAACTTAATATTGTAGGTGAAGGATCAGTTGATAATGGAACAGCAGCAAATAATATAAAAGTAACAGCAGATAAAGACAATAAAAAACTAACAATAGGACTTGCAAAAAATCTAACAAATATAGAGAGTATAACAGTTAGTAAAAATGGACAAGAAACAAAAATAGAACAAGGGAAGATAACTGGTGTAAATACTATTGGAAAAAATGATAATAATAGGCTAGTATTTAATAATGGTAATTCAGGAACTGCAATGTTAAAAGTTGATGGTAAAGAACTAACATTTACTAAATCAGAAGAACATATAAAGATATCAAATGTTGCAAATGGAATATCTGATAATGATGCTGTAAATGTATCACAACTTAAAAAGTATGTAGATGCCTTAGGTGGAAATGCTAAAATAGATGATAAAGGTAATGTTACAGGACCTACATATAAATTAAAAGTAGGAGCTACAACAAATGATGCTACAAAAGATTATAATACTGTAGGAGATGCTTTAAAAGCTTTAGATGATGCTATAGGTAACTCATCAAAAAATATAACAGATCTTACTAACAAACAAATATCATTCCAAGGTAATGGTGGAGATACAGATAAAGTAAGTAAAAAGCTAGGAGAAACTTTAAAAATACAAGGTGAAGGAAATGTTAGTGGAAATACAGCCAAAGATAATATTAAAGTTGAGAAAAATAAAGATAGTGATGGCTTAGACATTAAACTAGCTGAAGATTTAAAGAATTTAAATAGTATAGAAACTAAAGAAGCAGGTGGAAAGAAAACAAAAATCACAACAGATGGTATTGAGGTTACAAGTGATAAAGGTAAAGCTAACCTAACAGCAGATAAGCTAACATTTGGACCAAAAGATGATAAATCAACTGATAAAACAAGTACAGAAGTTGGAAAAGATGGAATAACATTAAAAAGCAAAGATGGAAAAGATTCAGTATCAATAAAACCAAGCAATGATACTGATGGTGGAATAATAGAAGTTAAATCTAAAGATGGAAATTCAAGTATTAAAATAGATGGAGAAAAAGGTTCTATTACTGGACTTAAAGACATATCACCTAATGAAACAGATGGAAGTATAGCAGTTAACAAAAATTATGTAGATAATCAAATAAGAGCAATAGCTAATGGACCATTTGAATATGAAGCAATAAATGGAAAAGAAAAGGTTGTAAGAGGACAAGATGGTAAGCTATATAAAGAAACAGATTTAAATAACTACTATTATGATAAAGATTCATCTTCATACAAACCTAAAAATAATGGAACTAATAGTGTTGCCCAAGGACCAACTCCATTAGAAAACAAAGATGTAACAGTAAATGTAATGCCTAAGAATGGAACACCAATATCAATAGGAAATGTGGCAAGTATTCTAGGAGAAGATTCAATTACAACAGATAATAAAGCTTCATCTAAAGTTAAAGAACTAATCGAGAATACTAATAGCTTATCTGATAATAGCAAAAACAAAGTAGCAACAGGAACAGATATATTAGCCTTAGCAAAAGCAGGAATAAGCTTTGAAGGTAATACAGGTTCAGGAGAAAAAATACATAGAAACCTAGGAGAACAAGTAACTATTAAAGGTGAAGGAACAGATGACAATAAAAACTTTACTAGTGCAAGTGGAAACATACAAGTTAAATCAGATAAAGCTAAAGGTGAATTAACAGTAAAACTATCAGATAAGCTAACTAACATGACTTCATTTGAAACAAAAGAATTAGATGATAATGGAAATAAATCTAAAGTTAAACTAGATAAAGAAGGACTAACTACAATTAATAAGACAGATGATAATAAATACATAATGTCTAAAACAGGACCAAAAGGAACTGAAATAGGTAAATATGATAATGATCCATTAATGAATAACAATACTTCACCAACAAATAGTGCAAAATATGGATTAGATGGAATAAGCTTAAAGGATGATAAAGGAGAAGTAAAATTAACACCAACAGAATTAGACTTTAAAGATAATAAGGGAAGAATAAAAGGCTTATCAGATCCAGTAGATCAAAATGATGCAGTAAATAAGAAGTATGTAGATGAAAAGATAGCAAGTACAAGTGGAGGTATAGCAAATGCAATAGCGAGGGCAAACTTACCACAGATAAGTGGAAAAGGACATAACATAGCAGGATCATATGGTTACTATAATGGAGAACATGCATTTGCATTAGGACTGTCAGGAACAAATGAAGTATCTAATTTAGTATATAGAGCAAGTGGGTCATTAAATACGAGAGGACATGTATCATTAGGAGCAGGACTAGGTTATCAATTTGATAATATAGGGAAGAGAAGTAAGGAGATGTTAAAGTTAGATAGATATGGAAATATTAATTTACTTGATGAGAAGGTTTATGAACATGGAATAAAAATAGAAAATCTTGAAATTTCAAATGAAAAATTAAAGAAAGATAATCA
The genomic region above belongs to Streptobacillus moniliformis DSM 12112 and contains:
- a CDS encoding hemagglutinin domain-containing protein, coding for MNTNGKNSIAYGDGSKATAPNSIVLGIKSYILGDKNQGDSIIIGNNAYIYSLYGSSNNKNGHNAKSVLALGNETLATLDNSVALGHSSQTDYIQSDLNKPGYTARGSYSIPSSAKVGVISVGKKGYERRIINVADGYRDSDAVNVSQLKTLEDRLDGLTDKNDDKIRYFSVKDDEELIKLAQKKIDYKNYVKLKTKMLTIEARKKLEKQ
- a CDS encoding YadA-like family protein; the protein is MEDLEEATQKDLAKEILTTDEKNKLENENYNNKGAKGKNSIAIGHGASTDKNDGENAIAIGKGAKATTKDSIVLGSDSKNTADMNNVGYDITKNNSNSNSNLNSDATWKPTHGEFAIGDGTNKTRRITGVAAGEKDTDAVNVAQLKKIFELDVFKSKELITFIGNDKTNEIPIKVGDKLNIVGEGSVDNGTAANNIKVTADKDNKKLTIGLAKNLTNIESITVSKNGQETKIEQGKITGVNTIGKNDNNRLVFNNGNSGTAMLKVDGKELTFTKSEEHIKISNVANGISDNDAVNVSQLKKYVDALGGNAKIDDKGNVTGPTYKLKVGATTNDATKDYNTVGDALKALDDAIGNSSKNITDLTNKQISFQGNGGDTDKVSKKLGETLKIQGEGNVSGNTAKDNIKVEKNKDSDGLDIKLAEDLKNLNSIETKEAGGKKTKITTDGIEVTSDKGKANLTADKLTFGPKDDKSTDKTSTEVGKDGITLKSKDGKDSVSIKPSNDTDGGIIEVKSKDGNSSIKIDGEKGSITGLKDISPNETDGSIAVNKNYVDNQIRAIANGPFEYEAINGKEKVVRGQDGKLYKETDLNNYYYDKDSSSYKPKNNGTNSVAQGPTPLENKDVTVNVMPKNGTPISIGNVASILGEDSITTDNKASSKVKELIENTNSLSDNSKNKVATGTDILALAKAGISFEGNTGSGEKIHRNLGEQVTIKGEGTDDNKNFTSASGNIQVKSDKAKGELTVKLSDKLTNMTSFETKELDDNGNKSKVKLDKEGLTTINKTDDNKYIMSKTGPKGTEIGKYDNDPLMNNNTSPTNSAKYGLDGISLKDDKGEVKLTPTELDFKDNKGRIKGLSDPVDQNDAVNKKYVDEKIASTSGGIANAIARANLPQISGKGHNIAGSYGYYNGEHAFALGLSGTNEVSNLVYRASGSLNTRGHVSLGAGLGYQFDNIGKRSKEMLKLDRYGNINLLDEKVYEHGIKIENLEISNEKLKKDNHELKMKVVELEKLIHELMKK